A section of the Candidatus Neomarinimicrobiota bacterium genome encodes:
- a CDS encoding HAD family hydrolase: MSQEKSIRAIIWDYDGTLVDSRQKNLNVTRKIIEKVSGKEADTFSLLQSMETYQKVTMEMMNWREFYRDQFQLTEDQIDEAGGLWTKFQLSDETPVTVYRGIHEVISSAGEFPQGIVSQNSKSNVMRQLEMENLSRHFSSIIGYEEVGLNNQKPHPEGLLKCMEQLFDMKEGSIFYIGDHETDILCARNTNEALKDSGTNLNVITIGALYGTGTQTDNWSVQPDYVARTVGDLLEYFS; this comes from the coding sequence AGCATACGAGCGATCATCTGGGATTATGACGGCACACTCGTGGATTCACGTCAAAAAAATCTTAACGTAACAAGAAAAATTATCGAAAAAGTATCGGGAAAAGAGGCGGACACATTTTCTCTGTTGCAATCAATGGAAACTTATCAAAAGGTAACAATGGAGATGATGAATTGGAGAGAATTTTATAGAGATCAATTTCAATTAACCGAAGATCAAATTGATGAAGCAGGTGGATTATGGACTAAATTTCAGCTTTCGGATGAAACACCGGTAACCGTGTATAGGGGAATTCACGAGGTAATCAGTTCTGCGGGTGAATTTCCCCAGGGAATAGTATCTCAAAATTCCAAAAGCAACGTGATGAGGCAATTGGAAATGGAAAACCTATCCAGACATTTTAGTTCAATCATCGGTTACGAAGAGGTCGGATTAAACAATCAAAAACCTCATCCCGAAGGTCTGTTAAAATGTATGGAGCAGTTATTTGATATGAAAGAGGGGAGTATCTTTTACATCGGGGATCATGAGACCGACATATTGTGCGCCAGAAATACAAATGAAGCCTTAAAAGACTCAGGAACGAATTTGAATGTGATCACTATCGGAGCTTTATACGGCACGGGAACTCAAACCGATAACTGGAGCGTTCAACCGGATTATGTCGCTCGAACGGTAGGAGACCTATTGGAATATTTCTCTTAA
- a CDS encoding phosphoribosylanthranilate isomerase has product MTPRIKICCISSVEEAKSAIRYGASAIGLVSEMPGGPGVIPEDLISRIASNIPASISTFLLTSKQAAASIIKQQKRCKVNTLQLCDRLVTGTYSDLRETLPGIKIVQVIHVTGEESVEEAISIAPEVDALLLDSGNTSSAVKELGGTGRTHDWKLSRKIVDSVDIPVWLAGGLNPDNIADAIKTVKPYGVDVCSGVRTDSKLDEEKLQRFTDQVRMEGF; this is encoded by the coding sequence ATGACACCAAGGATCAAAATATGCTGTATCAGTTCCGTTGAAGAGGCTAAGTCAGCGATCCGTTACGGAGCCTCAGCGATCGGGCTCGTCTCTGAAATGCCGGGTGGACCCGGTGTAATTCCGGAAGATCTTATCTCAAGAATTGCCTCAAATATACCGGCTTCAATTTCCACGTTTCTTCTGACGAGTAAACAAGCTGCCGCCTCCATAATAAAACAGCAAAAGCGCTGCAAGGTAAATACGTTACAGTTGTGTGACCGGCTTGTCACGGGCACTTATAGCGACCTGCGTGAGACATTACCCGGCATCAAGATCGTGCAGGTCATTCATGTTACGGGCGAAGAATCAGTTGAAGAAGCGATATCCATCGCTCCGGAAGTCGACGCTTTACTCCTCGATTCGGGTAATACTTCCTCCGCCGTCAAAGAATTAGGCGGCACAGGGAGAACTCATGACTGGAAACTAAGCAGGAAGATAGTTGATTCGGTCGATATACCCGTCTGGTTGGCAGGAGGGCTTAATCCCGATAACATCGCTGACGCGATTAAAACTGTCAAGCCATATGGCGTTGACGTTTGCAGCGGTGTGAGGACAGATTCGAAGTTAGATGAAGAGAAGCTTCAGCGATTTACCGATCAAGTGAGGATGGAGGGTTTTTAA